In Pyrus communis chromosome 11, drPyrComm1.1, whole genome shotgun sequence, the sequence ATAGAATTCAAGGAAGTAACCTTCAGCTACCCTTCGAGGCCAGATGTTATTATCTTCCGAAATTTTTCAATCTTCTTTCCAGCCGGGAAGACTGTGGCTGTTGTTGGCGGCAGTGGTTCAGGGAAGAGCACTGTTGTCTCTCTAATCGAAAGATTCTACGATCCTAACCAGGGTAAGTTAGAGGCTTTTCGTAATTGGAGATGCTGGTTTGAAAGTCTATGATGCTTGATGAAAGGAAATATCTAACATTTCTTGTTGGTAAGCAGGGCAGGTTTTGATCGATAGCGTGGACATAAAAACGCTGCAATTGAAATGGTTGCGTGATCAGATTGGGCTTGTAAACCAGGAACCGGCACTCTTTGCTACAACGATACTTGAGAACATTCTCTATGGAAAGCCCGATGCAACAATGGAAGATGTTGAAGTTGCAGCTTCTTCAGCGAATGCTCACAGTTTCATCACCTTGCTTCCAAAGGGATATAACACTCAGGTTGGTGTCGATAATTCACTGAAAGTACCTTGGCTATGTGTAAACGCTATGCATTCTTCCCCGTCTTAACATTTTTAACTTGTGAGAATTCAGGTAGGAGAGCGAGGAGTTCAACTCTCTGGTGGTCAAAAGCAGAGGATTGCAATTGCCAGAGCTATGTTGAAAAATCCAAAGATCCTCCTCCTTGACGAAGCTACCAGTGCCCTTGATGCAAGCTCGGAGAGCATTGTTCAAGAAGCTTTGGATCGTCTCATGGTCGGAAGGACAACTGTTATTGTGGCACATCGCCTTTCCACTATTAGAAATGTTGATAGCATTGCAGTTATACAACAAGGCCAAGTTGTCGAGACAGGTACACATGAAGAACTGATTGCTAAAGCAGGGGCATATGCTTCTCTAATTCGATTCCAAGAGATGGTTGGGAACAGAGACTTCAGGAACCCATCTACTCGCTGCTCGCGTTCATCACGTCTAAGCCACTCATTGTCAACGAAGTCTTTAAGCCTCCGGTCTGGCAGCTTAAGGAACTTGAGCTATTCGTACAGTACAGGTGCTGATGGGCGGATAGAGATGATTTCAAATGCTGAAACAGACAGGAAAACTCGAGCTCCTAAGAACTATTTCTTCCGGCTTCTGAAGCTAAACGCTCCTGAATGGCCCTATTCAATAATGGCCGCTATAGGATCAGTACTCTCTGGGTTTATCGGTCCAACATTTGCTATTCTAATGGGCAACATGATTGAGGTTTTCTACTATAGAAACCCAGCCTCAATGGAAAGGAAGACAAAGGAATATGTTTTCATGTACGTTGGAGTGGGACTATACGCCGTGGTTGCATATTTGATACAGCATTACTTCTTCAGCATCATGGGAGAGAACCTCACTACTAGAGTGAGAAGGATGATGCTTGCAGGTATAAACAATTAGTCTTTCTATCGACTCGTTATATCGCCTTGAATTCTTGAGCATACGTTCAACTATTTTATTCAGCTATATACACCATACATTCATATAGTTTAGTATTTTTCGTTAATTCGCTTTGAAGTTTATGTCTTTTGATTTGcataatttacttgtttttcttcaGCAATCTTGAGGAATGAAGTTGGATGGTTTGATGAGGAGGAGCACAACTCTAACCTTCTAACAGCTAAATTGGCGACGGATGCTGCTGATGTGAAATCAGCTGTTTCTGAGAGGATATCTGTGATATTGCAGAACATGACTTCACTCCTCACTTCATTCATTGTTGCCTTCATAGTGGAATGGAGAGTATCCCTGCTCATTTTAGCAACCTTCCCTCTTCTGGTGCTAGCCAACTTTGCTCAGGTACACTTCACACTCTCAACTCACTttactaaaaagaaatttacctaaaccTGGATGACACGGTGACGGTATCGCCAGTCAACCGTGCACTGTCATGCATGTTAACTTTTACTATGATAATGTGTGATTGGTTTAGTATACGGCCTCTATGGCTTGCCAACTATGTTTTAGTGActcactttgagagaaatttactCTCGGAATGTCATTGTGTCTGTATTACAAGTCAATTGCTCACTATTATTTGTTTAAACTTTTTCTAGTCATGTGCCTATGTCACTAGTTAATCACATAACTTCAAGTGCTTTAACTTTTCCGCATTTCATGTGCATGAAAGTTCTTCTGCACCACACCAAGATAAGAAAGTGGAAGCATTTTTTTATCTCCTCCCTCTCTTCTTTTCGTATTTATAACACCAAAACATATTTCCCTTGAAAATTGCAAGCTTTATGCACCCAAAAAGAGAAATGCTAGCTTTTTACTTTGGTGGGTTGACCCAAAGTCCTGCAGAAGCATATGGGTATGGTCTATGTAATATTTTTATGTCTATGTAATATTTTTATTGCATCTACCTTCACACCCCATGGAATCTTAAACTTCACCCAAACCCTACCATTAAACGACAATAGAATACTGCCACGTGTCACCACCCACTGCACTGCACGTGCCTCCCTCCGAGCCTTGTGCACGTTAACTCTTGGAAAATGGTCGCAAAAAGTTAAAATGTGAAATaccaaagattccttgaaaGCATCCCTTCTTCCAAGCTGCTAACTAGTAACTAAGTAGTCTATATGTTGCTTATTTTTCTCTAATGATTGTATATTTAGCAGTTATATTTGACTTCAAAGCGTTATCTTAAACTAATTACGTGTTATCTTAAACTAATCACGCGAGACACAAATTTAAATAGTAAGCGACGAGCTGGCACTGCACATCACAGAGCTACAGCTTATACTGTCATCTGTCTGAATTTATAGGCCCCAAAATTTGTCACAATAATTTatacttttcctttttttttttaactgaaaacTCCCATGTGCTGAGAGTTACAAGAGATACTATACTCCCGTGACCACATTGTGTAATATGGTAGATTCCTTTTACTTTTTTCCAGAGATTTTTCTGATAGATTTCAGTCCTtgtcctttgttttgttgtttttggtggGCCCGCTTTGAGTAAGTAACTAACCCGTCAAAAGAGAAAAACTTACCTACACCTGAGATGACACTGAAGCATTGCCATGTgttttttactttgttttgttttttttgggttttgtgtaaGTAATGAGTTGGTAACTTGGTCGAAGGAGTGAAACTTACTAGCAACTGGAATGACACGGTGCCAGTATGGCCTGGCGTTGGCGTTATCATGTGTTTTAACTTTTCTGCTGAAGACCTCACCAAATTGTATCAAGAAATAACTATCAACCATCAAGCCAACAAAGAACAGAACAAACTCTAACTAAATGGAAATTTCTGTTAGTAAAGAACCTTATTAGTTATTACTCATTTACGTAATGCAGTTTACTGACTGTTTAATTCTGCAATTGTGCGTTATGCAGCAACTTTCTTTGAAGGGCTTTGCTGGAGACACAGCCAAGGCTCATGCAAAGACGAGCATGATTGCTGGGGAGGGAGTGAGCAACATTCGGACAGTCGCCGCCTTCAATGCCCAAAACAAGATCCTATCTCTGTTCTGCCATGAGCTCCGTCTCCCACTGCTGGGAAGCCTCCGCCGCAGCCAAACTGCTGGCGTCCTATTTGGCATTTCTCAGTTTGCTCTCCATGCCTCTGAAGCTCTCATTTTGTGGTACGGTGCCCACCTCGTTAGCAAAGGTGTCTCCACCTTCTCGAAAGTTATTAAGGTTTTCATTGTCCTTGTTGTAACGGCGAATTCAGTTGCTGAAACTGTCAGCCTTGCCCCGGAGATTATCAGGGGCGGTGAAGCAGTTGGTTCGGTATTTTCAATCCTTGATCGTCAAACAAGGATTGACCCGGATGACCCTGAGGCTGAGGTGGTCGAATCAGTTCGCGGAGAAATTGAACTTAGGCATGTTGATTTTGCATATCCATCGCGACCTGATATCATGGTGTTCAAAGATTTTAGTCTCAGAATCCGAACTGGCCACAGCCAAGCGCTTGTCGGAGCTAGTGGTTCGGGAAAGAGTTCCGTGATTGCATTGATCGAGCGATTTTATGATCCACTAGTTGGTAAAGTAATGATCGATGGCAAGGACATCCGCCGGTTGAACTTGAAGTCTCTTCGGTTGAAAATTGGACTGGTGCAACAAGAACCAGCCCTGTTTGCAGCAAGCATCTTTGAAAACATTGCCTACGGCAAAGAAGGCGCATCCGAAGCAGAAGTAATCGAAGCTGCACGTACTGCTAACGTGCATGGTTTCGTTAGCGGATTGCCTGATGGATACAAAACCCCGGTTGGGGAGCGAGGAGTTCAGCTCTCCGGTGGACAAAAACAAAGAATTGCGATCGCAAGGGCGGTGCTCAAGGACCCTAGAATACTCTTGTTAGATGAGGCCACAAGCGCACTTGATGCTGAATCAGAATGTGTGCTGCAAGAAGCACTCGAGAGGCTAATGAGGGGCCGCACCACCGTGCTTGTTGCCCACCGTTTGTCGACAATTAGAGGGGTGGACAGCATTGGCGTGGTGCAAGACGGGCGCATTGTGGAACACGGCAGCCATTCGGAACTAGTGAGCCGCCCCGACGGAGCTTACTCAAGGCTGTTGCAGCTGCAAAATCATCACGTATGAGAAGAGTTTTGGTCAAAAtcaagcatgcatgcatggatggccttgttggGTGTTAATTATGTGTGTCCCCTATTAATTTTTATGCATCCACCATTTTTCTTAGTTTGTAGATATTGGCAAATATGTCTGAACAATTTCTCTCTAATCTCTAATCGAGTAGCAAGTATTATATTATTAATCAAA encodes:
- the LOC137707569 gene encoding ABC transporter B family member 19; its protein translation is MAETAAEAKTLPEAEKKKEQSLPFFQLFSFADKYDWMLMIFGSLGAVVHGSSMPLFFLMFGEMVNGFGENQMNLQKMTAEVAKYALYFVYLGLIVCVTSYAEIACWMYTGERQVSTLRKKYLEAVLKQDVGFFDTDARTGDIVFSISTDTLLVQDAISEKVGNFIHYLSTFLAGLVVGFVSAWRLALLSIAVIPGIVFAGGLYAYTLTGLTSKSRQSYANAGIVADQAIAQVRTVYSYVGESKALNSYSDAIQNTLQLGYKAGMAKGLGLGCTYGIACMSWALVYWYAGVFIRNGQTDGGKAFTAIFSAIVGGISLGQSFSNLGAFSKGKSAGYKLMEIIKQKPTIVQDPLEGKCLSDVSGNIEFKEVTFSYPSRPDVIIFRNFSIFFPAGKTVAVVGGSGSGKSTVVSLIERFYDPNQGQVLIDSVDIKTLQLKWLRDQIGLVNQEPALFATTILENILYGKPDATMEDVEVAASSANAHSFITLLPKGYNTQVGERGVQLSGGQKQRIAIARAMLKNPKILLLDEATSALDASSESIVQEALDRLMVGRTTVIVAHRLSTIRNVDSIAVIQQGQVVETGTHEELIAKAGAYASLIRFQEMVGNRDFRNPSTRCSRSSRLSHSLSTKSLSLRSGSLRNLSYSYSTGADGRIEMISNAETDRKTRAPKNYFFRLLKLNAPEWPYSIMAAIGSVLSGFIGPTFAILMGNMIEVFYYRNPASMERKTKEYVFMYVGVGLYAVVAYLIQHYFFSIMGENLTTRVRRMMLAAILRNEVGWFDEEEHNSNLLTAKLATDAADVKSAVSERISVILQNMTSLLTSFIVAFIVEWRVSLLILATFPLLVLANFAQQLSLKGFAGDTAKAHAKTSMIAGEGVSNIRTVAAFNAQNKILSLFCHELRLPLLGSLRRSQTAGVLFGISQFALHASEALILWYGAHLVSKGVSTFSKVIKVFIVLVVTANSVAETVSLAPEIIRGGEAVGSVFSILDRQTRIDPDDPEAEVVESVRGEIELRHVDFAYPSRPDIMVFKDFSLRIRTGHSQALVGASGSGKSSVIALIERFYDPLVGKVMIDGKDIRRLNLKSLRLKIGLVQQEPALFAASIFENIAYGKEGASEAEVIEAARTANVHGFVSGLPDGYKTPVGERGVQLSGGQKQRIAIARAVLKDPRILLLDEATSALDAESECVLQEALERLMRGRTTVLVAHRLSTIRGVDSIGVVQDGRIVEHGSHSELVSRPDGAYSRLLQLQNHHV